Proteins from one Entomospira culicis genomic window:
- a CDS encoding SpoIID/LytB domain-containing protein: MLRHRLLLILITFFGFTLSAQQQKPPKASQKRSVSEREFKKAVQAFYLGGMESAIDIHKKNIQKDPLFFDSYFELTALLKEQSRNQEAVEVVAQLYAYHPKPQEIVDLYFITLVQAGKIEQAKEIEQQLIQPVKTDRTRFYQGFLAYRQKNFDLAIQHFEETLNINGFFAGAAFFLAKMHQEKGDHAKAIETFQRTLRIEPNFTSAYYPMALSQLALEQTQSALTSLRRARNLMPRSQRLNNKIAEIEAILPPAKPVDNTTAIKDNRQKNVQVPAIKTFSPIVDNPIPIRIGLVEDIRELQIKTGGAYQLHSKQQLLHTSAESEVLSIKATVQGVAIYDRQQTLIAQSSNPIHLSYPDEQLATAVFDIINGAGYYFSSVVTRYYRGDLEFMPRPNQRLTLVNELNLEDYLYSVVPSEMPASWPEEALKAQAVAARTYALATMGGFKDRGFDLLSSVASQAYTGMAGEHVRSTHAVNATAGMVLYSKITKKLLVTYYSANHGGYSEDGHLVWTHAVKNEHLAVADRKEDNKRKEPLPLFQLNQWLHSRPQTHSNWPRMHSSFAFRSAVWIDNDDLQARIARTQEIGTVHRLTTRLRGIGGRASLIEATGSNASVEIRGDIIRSRFGGLRSNLFTLESIYTDNDYPEYFIFTTAGWGHGVGLDQSGSAGMAADGYTWQEILHHYYPNGKIQRYKP; encoded by the coding sequence ATGCTTAGACATCGCTTGCTCCTCATATTAATTACCTTCTTTGGGTTCACCCTATCTGCGCAACAACAAAAACCGCCCAAAGCCAGCCAGAAACGTAGCGTCTCGGAGCGGGAATTTAAAAAGGCGGTGCAAGCCTTCTATCTTGGCGGAATGGAGAGTGCTATCGATATTCACAAGAAGAATATCCAAAAAGATCCGCTCTTCTTCGACTCCTACTTTGAGCTAACGGCGCTACTCAAAGAGCAGTCGCGCAACCAAGAGGCGGTAGAGGTTGTCGCCCAACTTTACGCCTATCACCCTAAACCGCAAGAGATCGTCGACCTCTATTTTATTACACTGGTACAAGCAGGCAAAATCGAGCAAGCCAAGGAGATAGAGCAACAGCTTATCCAGCCAGTAAAAACCGATCGCACGCGCTTTTATCAAGGCTTTTTGGCCTATCGTCAGAAGAATTTTGATCTTGCCATCCAGCACTTTGAAGAGACGCTCAATATAAATGGCTTCTTTGCTGGAGCGGCCTTCTTTTTGGCAAAAATGCATCAGGAGAAAGGAGACCATGCCAAAGCGATTGAGACCTTTCAGCGCACCCTACGTATTGAGCCCAATTTTACCTCTGCCTACTACCCCATGGCACTCTCCCAACTAGCATTGGAACAAACGCAATCGGCACTCACCAGCCTTAGACGTGCGCGCAATCTTATGCCTCGCTCCCAGCGTCTTAACAACAAAATCGCCGAGATCGAAGCGATACTACCTCCTGCCAAACCCGTCGATAACACCACTGCCATCAAGGATAATCGTCAAAAAAATGTACAAGTTCCAGCCATTAAGACCTTCTCACCCATCGTCGATAACCCGATTCCTATCCGTATTGGGTTGGTCGAGGATATCCGCGAATTACAGATCAAGACCGGTGGTGCATATCAGCTTCACAGCAAGCAACAACTGCTCCACACTAGCGCCGAAAGTGAGGTCTTATCGATTAAAGCCACCGTACAAGGTGTCGCGATTTACGATCGACAACAAACGCTTATCGCCCAGTCGTCAAACCCCATTCACCTCTCTTATCCCGATGAACAGTTAGCCACTGCCGTTTTTGATATCATCAACGGGGCGGGATATTACTTCTCCTCGGTGGTTACGCGCTATTATCGTGGCGATCTCGAATTTATGCCTCGCCCAAATCAGCGTCTTACCCTCGTTAATGAGCTCAACTTAGAGGATTATCTCTACAGCGTCGTCCCCTCCGAGATGCCAGCCTCCTGGCCAGAAGAGGCGCTCAAAGCGCAAGCCGTTGCCGCCCGTACCTACGCCCTAGCTACCATGGGAGGCTTTAAAGATCGGGGCTTCGACCTCTTGAGTAGTGTGGCAAGCCAAGCCTACACCGGGATGGCAGGCGAGCATGTGCGCTCTACCCATGCGGTAAATGCGACGGCTGGCATGGTGCTCTACTCAAAAATTACCAAAAAACTCCTCGTTACCTACTATAGCGCTAATCATGGAGGCTACTCCGAGGATGGACACTTGGTCTGGACGCACGCGGTAAAAAATGAACATCTAGCCGTAGCTGATCGCAAAGAAGACAACAAACGTAAAGAACCACTGCCACTCTTTCAGCTCAACCAGTGGTTACACTCGCGCCCACAAACGCATAGCAACTGGCCGAGAATGCACTCAAGTTTTGCTTTTAGAAGCGCCGTTTGGATCGACAATGACGACCTCCAAGCCCGCATCGCCCGCACCCAAGAGATTGGCACAGTTCATCGCCTCACCACGCGCCTCCGTGGAATCGGTGGGCGCGCCTCGCTCATCGAAGCCACAGGAAGCAACGCAAGCGTCGAAATTCGTGGCGATATTATTCGCTCGCGCTTTGGTGGCTTACGTAGTAACCTCTTCACCCTCGAGAGCATCTACACCGATAACGACTACCCCGAGTACTTTATCTTTACAACGGCGGGCTGGGGACACGGGGTGGGGCTCGATCAATCGGGTTCCGCGGGGATGGCTGCCGATGGCTACACTTGGCAAGAGATCCTCCATCACTACTACCCCAATGGGAAGATCCAACGCTATAAGCCTTAA
- a CDS encoding phosphopentomutase → MGRFIVVVLDSFGVGAMADVAQVRPQDTGANTALHILARERSLKIPHLLQLGLMNAIGHELGDYHFSRTACYGRSALSHEGADSFLGHQEIMGTTPKPPLIMPFADVLPQVEQALLWAGYRVRRYGEPSILLVNEVASVGDNLETDLGMVYNVTGILDAISFEELLKIGMIVRSVAMVGRVITFGGQGVTLNDLLHAYRHKENYAGVDAPMSGVYRRGYRVLHLGYGIDPRVQIVHILEEAGIEVALLGKVADLIYSKSQHNQTGVATEMLFRWTLEKIAEISHGFICLNIQETDLAGHAQDVQRYAHLLELSDAYIGKIIEAMTVGDRLIVMADHGNDPTIGHSNHTRECVPLLVYGKELSNAFLGERETMADVASTVADYFGVTQPEHGQSFFTLL, encoded by the coding sequence ATGGGTAGATTTATTGTGGTGGTGTTGGACAGTTTTGGCGTGGGTGCGATGGCAGATGTAGCGCAGGTACGTCCACAAGATACGGGGGCGAATACGGCACTGCATATTTTAGCTAGGGAGCGTAGTTTGAAGATTCCACATTTGCTTCAGCTAGGTTTGATGAACGCTATTGGGCATGAGCTGGGCGATTATCATTTTTCCCGCACGGCATGCTATGGGCGAAGCGCGCTAAGCCATGAGGGCGCGGACTCTTTTTTGGGGCATCAGGAGATTATGGGGACAACGCCCAAACCGCCCTTAATTATGCCTTTTGCCGATGTCTTACCTCAGGTTGAGCAAGCGTTGCTCTGGGCGGGATATCGGGTACGACGCTATGGCGAACCGTCGATTTTATTGGTCAATGAGGTCGCGAGTGTTGGCGATAATTTAGAGACGGACTTAGGCATGGTTTATAATGTTACGGGAATTTTAGATGCAATCTCTTTTGAGGAGCTTCTAAAGATTGGCATGATTGTCCGTAGCGTGGCGATGGTGGGTCGGGTGATTACCTTTGGCGGGCAAGGTGTTACACTCAACGATCTGCTTCATGCCTATCGACATAAAGAAAATTATGCTGGGGTGGATGCACCGATGAGTGGGGTTTATCGAAGGGGCTATCGGGTGTTACACTTGGGTTATGGCATCGATCCACGCGTGCAGATTGTGCATATCCTTGAAGAGGCTGGCATCGAGGTGGCGCTGTTAGGTAAAGTGGCCGATTTGATCTACTCGAAAAGCCAGCATAATCAGACGGGGGTGGCGACAGAGATGTTGTTTAGGTGGACGTTGGAGAAGATTGCCGAGATTAGCCACGGCTTTATTTGCTTGAATATCCAAGAGACTGACCTTGCTGGGCATGCGCAAGATGTTCAACGCTATGCGCACTTGCTGGAGTTATCAGATGCTTATATCGGTAAGATTATCGAAGCAATGACCGTAGGCGATCGCCTCATTGTCATGGCCGATCACGGTAACGATCCAACCATCGGGCATAGCAACCACACCCGCGAATGCGTTCCGCTTTTGGTGTACGGCAAGGAGTTGTCCAACGCTTTTCTTGGCGAAAGAGAGACCATGGCTGATGTGGCTAGCACCGTTGCCGACTATTTTGGCGTAACCCAACCTGAACACGGTCAATCTTTTTTTACGTTGCTTTAA
- a CDS encoding alanine racemase produces MFLERLMVDNPRLLEAAMQLHREGRILPDTYLLDLDQIEENARAMVATAKERDVTLFFMTKQIGRNPLVAKRLLDVGFSSAVVVDYRDALIMMEHDIPLGNVGHLVQVPEALLLRIMQYGARYMTIYSMDKFIKINAIAEKLGIVQSILLRITDKHDVIYPGQEAGITLEELPAFIRQVKALKHINIAGLTSFPIFLYHEAEKEIKPTPNLDTLYRAQEMLREEYPHLILNLPSGSATGTIPLVKAKGGAQAEPGHALTGTTPLHQYPGLVEKIAMVYVSEISHHFDGRSYCYGGGYYRRGHLKEALVSKVDGGYQRVEVPAQMISADNIDYHLPLTGLYPVGASVVMAFRTQIFVTRSEVAVVSGIHTGNIKLEGIYDSQGRYLRGE; encoded by the coding sequence ATGTTTTTAGAGAGATTAATGGTGGATAACCCTAGGCTACTGGAAGCTGCGATGCAATTACACCGTGAAGGGCGCATTTTGCCAGATACGTATCTGCTTGATTTGGATCAGATAGAAGAGAATGCACGTGCGATGGTCGCAACAGCCAAAGAGCGTGATGTTACATTATTCTTTATGACTAAACAGATTGGCCGTAATCCATTGGTGGCTAAACGCTTGCTTGATGTTGGATTTTCTTCGGCGGTGGTGGTAGATTATCGGGATGCGTTAATCATGATGGAGCACGATATTCCATTGGGAAATGTGGGTCATTTGGTGCAAGTGCCCGAGGCGCTATTGCTTCGCATTATGCAATACGGCGCGCGTTATATGACTATCTATAGCATGGATAAATTTATTAAAATTAATGCTATCGCAGAAAAATTAGGTATTGTTCAATCGATACTGTTGCGCATCACCGATAAACATGATGTGATCTACCCAGGGCAAGAGGCGGGTATTACATTGGAGGAGCTTCCTGCCTTTATTCGGCAAGTCAAAGCGTTGAAGCATATCAATATCGCTGGTTTAACCTCTTTCCCTATCTTCTTATATCACGAGGCGGAGAAAGAGATTAAACCAACCCCAAATCTCGATACGCTTTACCGTGCGCAAGAGATGTTGCGCGAGGAGTATCCGCATTTGATTTTGAATTTACCCTCGGGTAGCGCCACGGGAACGATTCCCTTAGTGAAAGCCAAGGGTGGCGCGCAGGCAGAACCGGGGCATGCGCTTACGGGGACGACTCCATTACATCAATATCCAGGATTAGTCGAGAAGATCGCAATGGTCTATGTCAGTGAAATTTCCCATCATTTTGACGGGCGTAGTTACTGCTATGGTGGTGGCTACTATCGACGTGGACACCTCAAAGAAGCATTGGTGAGCAAGGTGGATGGCGGGTATCAACGGGTAGAAGTGCCTGCACAAATGATTTCGGCAGACAATATCGATTATCACCTACCGCTAACGGGATTATATCCGGTGGGCGCTTCGGTAGTGATGGCCTTTCGCACGCAAATTTTCGTTACGCGCAGTGAGGTGGCGGTGGTGAGCGGGATTCATACGGGAAATATCAAGCTTGAGGGCATTTACGACAGCCAAGGACGCTATCTACGTGGCGAATAA
- a CDS encoding PRD domain-containing protein, whose amino-acid sequence MLQQKLSILLQHAVIDQVIYDGLQRIVHDLLANQIVTNEDASETFLIHLAMAASRQGKSEVPVAKMDATLSIEITEDPHYDEVVQVWERLALLIPISFHQNELDYLYLHLLAILSANNET is encoded by the coding sequence ATGCTACAGCAGAAGTTATCGATTTTGCTACAACACGCCGTGATTGATCAGGTTATCTATGATGGTTTACAGAGAATTGTACACGATTTACTGGCTAATCAGATTGTTACTAATGAAGATGCTAGCGAGACTTTTTTGATTCATCTAGCCATGGCTGCCTCCCGACAAGGTAAAAGTGAGGTGCCTGTGGCTAAGATGGATGCGACGTTAAGCATCGAGATTACCGAAGATCCCCATTATGATGAGGTGGTGCAGGTGTGGGAACGTTTAGCATTACTGATACCTATCTCTTTTCATCAAAATGAGTTAGATTATCTATATTTACATTTATTGGCGATTTTATCGGCAAACAACGAGACGTAA
- a CDS encoding aminotransferase class V-fold PLP-dependent enzyme, with the protein MEVFPLESLTVAQAMALQFRLVDVMSQHFTGLESLSLGDLGVVSGYNQPTTTRKVEQVLADFFGAEEAILVRGSGTMALRLALHAMMRSGGKILVHEAPIYPTTESSFGMLKLELFLVDFNNLEAIKGAVKKHDFAGALIQVTRQQPTDRYDLAEVIATIRRAKADLPILTDDNYAVMKTRAIGTQCGANLSTFSTFKLLGPAGVGCVVGEAQFIQRIRQENYSGGLQVQGFEAMEVLRGMVYAPVALAISAQVVVEVRDRLLAGEVAGIKDAFVINAQSKVLMVELAQPIAPAVIDQAMLLGAAPHPVGAESRYEIVPMFYRPSSTFRSYHPEALSTMIRINPMRSGADTILRILSQAILNVRGGA; encoded by the coding sequence ATGGAAGTGTTTCCTTTAGAGAGTTTGACCGTAGCACAGGCGATGGCATTGCAGTTTCGTTTGGTAGACGTGATGAGCCAACACTTTACGGGGCTTGAGAGCCTCTCCTTGGGCGACTTAGGGGTGGTGTCGGGGTACAATCAACCTACCACCACGCGAAAGGTCGAGCAAGTGCTAGCAGATTTTTTTGGTGCCGAAGAGGCGATCTTGGTGCGAGGCTCTGGTACAATGGCATTACGCCTTGCGCTTCACGCCATGATGAGATCCGGGGGGAAGATTTTGGTGCATGAGGCTCCCATCTATCCCACTACCGAGAGTTCGTTTGGCATGCTAAAGTTAGAGCTCTTTCTGGTTGATTTCAATAATTTAGAGGCGATTAAAGGTGCGGTGAAGAAGCATGATTTTGCAGGAGCATTGATTCAAGTTACCCGACAACAACCCACCGATCGCTATGATTTGGCAGAAGTGATTGCGACGATACGTCGCGCTAAGGCGGATCTCCCGATCCTCACCGACGATAATTACGCCGTGATGAAGACACGTGCGATTGGCACGCAATGCGGAGCGAATCTTTCTACTTTCTCGACTTTTAAACTGCTTGGTCCTGCGGGCGTGGGTTGTGTGGTGGGCGAGGCGCAATTTATCCAGAGAATTCGTCAAGAGAATTACTCGGGTGGTTTGCAAGTGCAGGGCTTTGAGGCGATGGAGGTATTGCGAGGCATGGTCTATGCACCGGTTGCCTTGGCGATTTCGGCGCAAGTGGTGGTCGAGGTGCGCGATCGTCTCTTAGCGGGCGAGGTGGCAGGGATAAAAGATGCCTTTGTGATCAATGCGCAGTCGAAGGTTTTGATGGTTGAACTAGCGCAACCCATCGCCCCTGCGGTTATCGATCAGGCGATGCTTCTGGGCGCTGCCCCGCATCCAGTGGGGGCGGAGTCGCGCTATGAGATCGTCCCGATGTTCTATCGCCCCTCGAGCACGTTCCGTAGCTATCACCCAGAAGCCCTCTCCACGATGATCCGCATCAACCCTATGCGTAGCGGCGCGGATACCATCTTGCGTATCCTTTCGCAAGCCATATTAAATGTAAGAGGAGGAGCCTAA
- a CDS encoding phosphotriesterase family protein yields the protein MLVDGITYIHEHTTIDLSYVKGNSDTLLRHFEATVAEYRALYTKGVRNIVDVTTLGMHRDAQYVAEVARASGMNILQATGFYTQKFYAPFEPWFSQCEAKEIAEVMHKEIAEGLDGTTIKPQIIGEIGTSKDGWTPLEQKLFEAAVMVHRESCLPIATHCTLGTFAQEQMAFFQERGVELTRVMLGHIDLKGDLDYTLRLLEQGVYIGFDTIGKENYLPDSQRIAMLKAIEARGYIGQVMLSMDITRQSHLKVFGGIGYSYLLDTFVPKALEAGLSQRAITQMLRDNPQQFFGKG from the coding sequence ATGTTAGTAGATGGTATAACTTATATCCACGAACATACAACGATTGATCTCTCTTATGTAAAGGGTAATAGCGACACACTCCTGCGTCATTTTGAGGCGACGGTGGCGGAGTATCGCGCGTTGTATACGAAAGGCGTGCGTAATATTGTCGATGTAACTACGCTGGGTATGCACCGTGATGCGCAATATGTCGCCGAGGTGGCAAGGGCTAGTGGCATGAATATTCTTCAAGCGACGGGATTTTATACCCAGAAATTTTATGCGCCGTTTGAGCCATGGTTTAGTCAATGTGAGGCTAAAGAGATCGCCGAGGTGATGCATAAAGAGATTGCCGAAGGGTTGGATGGCACGACGATTAAGCCACAGATTATTGGGGAGATTGGTACGAGTAAAGATGGTTGGACACCTTTGGAGCAGAAGCTCTTTGAGGCGGCGGTGATGGTGCATCGCGAGAGTTGTTTACCTATCGCCACGCACTGCACGTTGGGTACGTTTGCGCAGGAGCAGATGGCATTTTTTCAAGAGAGAGGTGTCGAGCTTACACGGGTGATGCTCGGGCATATCGACCTAAAGGGCGACCTTGATTATACCTTGCGCCTGTTGGAACAAGGGGTCTATATTGGGTTTGACACCATCGGCAAGGAGAACTATCTCCCCGATAGCCAACGTATCGCGATGCTCAAGGCGATAGAGGCACGTGGATATATTGGGCAGGTCATGCTCTCGATGGACATTACGCGTCAGTCGCACCTTAAGGTATTTGGCGGTATTGGCTATAGCTATTTACTGGATACATTCGTGCCTAAGGCGTTGGAAGCCGGACTCAGTCAGCGCGCCATTACCCAAATGTTAAGGGATAATCCGCAACAATTTTTCGGTAAAGGATAG
- a CDS encoding YhfT family protein: MAWTLLPLLGMLATWMANQNIAVFNDALRPIALEHKEGRTSKSSLALTSFAFSIGYVIGFIPPSLATGVIIVHVLLLGTDMLGTYLPNKGGWTHAVVLLAGGFYGLLVATGLEHLETLFAMLPYNFLGELALVSSVVLVAFALFPALVVALQYGWKRGLFTTIFVLLTQILVGKFGAITWQDRVVLLNANAMSLLVGMIFMLGFAMTDRRAKSTMQAQMLNLFSQRVQIIRKRWYLFALSGGLIAMSASLGMVAESALSAPLYQEGNFGSAWMTELARVLGFIPLVITTGIATGIYSPSGIKMVFVIGSLMAMRGNPWLALGLGALWMSLEVLLLTQFALFLDKFPALRETGDHVRTAVTKVLEFALLIGGMMAAMAIAPAWGAMLVAGLYLLNGTFKKRFIPMAIGPMGALLVGIVANILVVFGLA; this comes from the coding sequence ATGGCTTGGACTCTTTTACCGTTATTGGGGATGCTTGCTACGTGGATGGCGAATCAAAATATTGCGGTGTTTAACGATGCATTACGTCCGATTGCGCTGGAGCATAAGGAGGGGCGTACCAGCAAGAGTTCCTTGGCGCTGACCTCTTTTGCCTTTAGCATCGGCTACGTGATTGGCTTTATTCCCCCTTCGTTAGCCACGGGGGTGATTATTGTACACGTGTTGCTCTTGGGCACCGACATGTTGGGTACCTATCTCCCCAATAAGGGTGGGTGGACGCACGCCGTGGTCTTGTTGGCTGGTGGTTTTTATGGGTTGCTGGTAGCGACGGGATTGGAGCATTTAGAGACACTTTTCGCGATGTTACCCTATAATTTTTTAGGGGAGCTGGCGTTGGTTTCGTCGGTGGTGCTGGTGGCTTTTGCGCTCTTTCCGGCGTTGGTGGTGGCATTACAGTATGGCTGGAAGCGAGGCTTATTCACGACAATTTTTGTCCTGTTGACACAAATTTTGGTGGGGAAATTTGGCGCAATCACCTGGCAAGATCGGGTGGTTCTCCTCAATGCTAATGCGATGTCGCTCTTGGTGGGCATGATTTTTATGTTGGGTTTCGCTATGACCGATCGCAGAGCCAAGAGCACCATGCAGGCACAGATGCTGAATTTGTTTAGTCAACGCGTGCAAATTATCCGTAAGCGCTGGTATCTCTTTGCCTTATCGGGTGGGCTTATCGCGATGAGCGCCTCTTTAGGCATGGTGGCCGAGAGCGCATTGTCGGCACCGTTATATCAAGAAGGGAACTTTGGGTCGGCATGGATGACCGAGTTGGCACGGGTGCTGGGCTTTATCCCCTTGGTGATTACGACGGGAATTGCCACGGGAATTTATTCGCCATCGGGCATTAAGATGGTCTTTGTGATTGGATCGCTGATGGCGATGCGTGGAAATCCATGGTTGGCGCTGGGTTTGGGTGCGCTATGGATGAGCTTAGAGGTGCTTCTTTTGACGCAATTTGCGCTCTTTTTGGATAAATTCCCAGCGCTACGCGAGACAGGCGATCATGTGCGCACCGCAGTAACTAAGGTGTTGGAGTTTGCGTTGTTGATTGGTGGTATGATGGCGGCGATGGCCATTGCGCCGGCGTGGGGAGCGATGTTGGTGGCGGGATTGTATCTATTAAATGGTACGTTTAAGAAGCGATTTATCCCGATGGCGATTGGCCCGATGGGTGCGTTATTGGTAGGAATCGTTGCGAATATTTTAGTGGTTTTTGGTTTGGCATAG
- a CDS encoding DUF2620 domain-containing protein, translating into MRIVIGGQIERTAIADLVKPLLGGKDTLQVMSDLEASMAMQSGQADYYLGACNTGGGGALAMAIALLGMDKCATLGMPGKSATKEEIEASVQAGKVAFGFTSEEMPFIVETLINALKERG; encoded by the coding sequence ATGAGAATTGTGATTGGTGGACAGATTGAGCGCACGGCGATTGCGGATTTGGTTAAGCCCTTATTAGGTGGCAAGGATACGCTACAGGTGATGAGTGATTTGGAAGCGAGTATGGCGATGCAGAGTGGGCAGGCGGATTATTATTTGGGCGCGTGTAATACTGGTGGCGGCGGGGCTTTGGCGATGGCGATTGCGCTGTTGGGTATGGATAAGTGCGCGACGTTGGGCATGCCGGGTAAGAGCGCGACTAAGGAGGAGATTGAGGCGAGCGTGCAGGCGGGTAAAGTGGCCTTTGGCTTTACCTCGGAGGAGATGCCTTTTATTGTGGAGACGTTGATAAACGCCTTGAAAGAGCGGGGTTAA
- a CDS encoding 5'-nucleotidase C-terminal domain-containing protein gives MKRWIVILALFGLMMSCSKESSQSKSHRVVVQVLQTSDVHGKFINHEYAIDEATTTGSLAAVATKVAELRKEYPHTILIDTGDTFQDNSNELFIPDAVNNPMLLAMNMMDYDSMTVGNHEFNFGIPYLLELRDNLNFDVLGANVYDAQGERLFKPYKIIEKNGVRVAIVGMVTPNITRWDADNLRGYQVTTPLEEMNFIWNEIADEADLLIFANHMSWADEYQYGDGYATLLEFYPQFHLALVAHEHSRIEREEPNGTIVLEPSSRGAYVSQALFTFEKDAEGKYQLVDKSFQLHSTKDIPDDPKIVSKTKAGHEFALADARRVIGRLEGGSLVPEPTIKGVSQAQLEPTAMIALINDVQRFYTDADVSSVALFIPNSNMHVGDISKANVSNIYKYDNMLRSYRMSGAQLKEYMEWSATYFNQFEEGDLTISYNPSIRMYNYDMFGGVQYDIDISQPVGNRIKNLRWPDGRAVSPSEMLTIAVNDYRAQTTLLSDLFPDDTITQVRDLYDELGDGSRVRDLIIRYIQEEKGGIIDNSFDRTQHNFRIIGYNWDEALRKLVIEKVNNGTINLPTSTDGRTPNVRSLRAEDLN, from the coding sequence ATGAAACGTTGGATAGTGATCTTAGCGCTTTTTGGACTGATGATGAGTTGTAGTAAGGAGAGCTCGCAAAGCAAGAGTCATCGCGTGGTGGTACAGGTGTTACAAACTAGCGACGTGCATGGTAAATTTATTAACCATGAATACGCCATCGACGAAGCAACAACGACAGGTAGCTTAGCTGCGGTAGCAACCAAAGTTGCCGAGCTTCGTAAAGAGTATCCGCACACCATTCTTATTGACACGGGTGATACCTTTCAGGATAACTCCAACGAACTCTTTATCCCTGATGCAGTGAATAATCCCATGCTTCTTGCCATGAACATGATGGATTATGACAGCATGACGGTGGGTAATCATGAATTTAACTTTGGTATCCCCTACCTGCTTGAGCTACGCGATAATCTTAATTTCGATGTTTTGGGTGCAAATGTCTACGATGCCCAAGGAGAGCGTCTCTTTAAGCCATATAAAATTATCGAGAAAAACGGTGTACGTGTCGCCATTGTCGGCATGGTTACGCCTAATATTACGCGCTGGGATGCGGATAATCTGCGTGGCTATCAGGTAACGACACCTCTGGAGGAGATGAATTTCATTTGGAATGAAATTGCTGATGAGGCGGATCTGCTCATTTTCGCTAATCATATGTCTTGGGCAGATGAGTACCAGTATGGTGATGGATATGCTACGTTGTTGGAGTTTTATCCCCAGTTCCACCTTGCTTTGGTTGCGCATGAACATAGCCGTATCGAGCGTGAAGAGCCCAATGGCACGATTGTGTTAGAGCCATCTTCTCGTGGTGCGTATGTTTCACAGGCGCTTTTTACCTTTGAGAAGGATGCCGAAGGCAAGTATCAGTTGGTGGACAAGAGCTTTCAGCTTCACTCTACAAAAGACATTCCTGACGATCCAAAGATTGTTAGCAAGACTAAGGCTGGACATGAGTTTGCGCTAGCCGATGCGCGTCGGGTTATCGGTCGCTTGGAGGGTGGATCGTTAGTCCCCGAACCAACCATTAAGGGCGTTAGTCAAGCACAACTAGAGCCTACCGCAATGATTGCCTTAATCAATGACGTGCAACGTTTCTACACCGATGCCGATGTCTCTAGTGTTGCGCTTTTTATCCCAAACTCTAATATGCATGTAGGCGATATCAGCAAGGCAAATGTCTCCAATATCTACAAGTACGATAACATGTTGCGCAGTTATCGCATGAGTGGTGCCCAACTCAAGGAGTATATGGAGTGGAGCGCTACTTATTTTAATCAATTTGAAGAGGGTGATCTGACGATATCTTATAATCCATCAATTCGTATGTATAATTATGATATGTTCGGTGGGGTTCAGTATGATATTGATATTAGCCAGCCTGTGGGCAATCGCATTAAGAATTTGCGTTGGCCCGATGGTCGCGCGGTAAGCCCTAGCGAGATGCTAACCATTGCGGTGAACGATTATCGCGCGCAAACCACCCTGCTTAGCGATCTCTTTCCTGATGATACGATCACTCAAGTGCGCGATCTGTACGATGAGCTTGGCGATGGTAGTCGAGTACGCGATCTTATCATTAGATATATCCAAGAGGAGAAGGGTGGTATAATCGACAACTCCTTTGACCGCACGCAACACAACTTCCGTATTATCGGGTATAATTGGGATGAGGCGCTACGTAAATTGGTCATCGAAAAGGTAAACAACGGCACTATCAATCTACCCACCAGCACCGATGGACGCACGCCAAATGTGCGATCGTTGCGTGCAGAAGATTTAAATTAA
- a CDS encoding glutathione peroxidase, producing MSLDTFIVHDAQGQAVALADLSGKTLLIVNTASKCGFTKQFAGLQALHDKYKDAGLVIMGFPCNQFLAQEPGDAQEAMAFCQLRYDVDFMMMEKVKVNGKEAHPLFLYLRGAADANGKTPAIKWNFTKFLVDKQGSVQRFEPKVTPEMMEDSIKQLLDLVEK from the coding sequence ATGTCGTTAGATACATTTATTGTGCACGATGCGCAGGGGCAAGCGGTTGCCCTTGCCGACCTATCGGGAAAGACATTGCTGATTGTCAATACGGCGAGCAAGTGTGGATTTACCAAACAGTTTGCTGGGCTTCAGGCGCTTCATGATAAGTATAAGGATGCTGGCTTGGTGATTATGGGCTTTCCTTGCAATCAATTTTTGGCGCAAGAGCCGGGGGATGCCCAAGAGGCGATGGCATTTTGTCAGTTGCGTTACGATGTCGATTTTATGATGATGGAGAAGGTCAAGGTGAATGGCAAGGAGGCGCATCCGCTCTTTCTCTACTTGCGAGGCGCTGCCGATGCTAATGGTAAAACCCCTGCAATTAAGTGGAATTTTACCAAATTTTTGGTGGATAAGCAAGGCTCTGTCCAACGTTTTGAGCCTAAGGTTACGCCAGAAATGATGGAAGATTCGATCAAGCAATTGCTTGATCTTGTCGAAAAATAA